In Sphingobacterium sp. PCS056, the following proteins share a genomic window:
- a CDS encoding transposase, protein MASTIPLHHKNIRNYFDNKIGHASVESFHARIKNLKKPIYRRG, encoded by the coding sequence TTGGCAAGCACAATACCATTACACCACAAGAACATACGGAACTACTTCGACAACAAAATCGGACATGCATCTGTTGAATCTTTCCATGCAAGAATAAAAAATCTCAAGAAGCCTATTTATAGAAGGGGGTGA
- the rplS gene encoding 50S ribosomal protein L19, with protein sequence MDLVKFVEEQAVIKNEVPAFKAGDTISVHYKIREGNKERIQIYQGVVIQLNSEGVNSTFTVRKISNGIGVERIFPINSPNIEKIVVNSYGKVRRAKLFYLRGLTGKAARIKSKRI encoded by the coding sequence ATGGATTTAGTAAAATTTGTAGAAGAACAAGCGGTAATCAAAAATGAAGTTCCCGCATTTAAAGCAGGAGACACCATAAGCGTTCATTATAAAATTCGCGAGGGAAATAAAGAGCGTATCCAAATTTACCAAGGTGTGGTTATCCAATTGAACAGCGAAGGTGTTAATTCAACTTTCACTGTACGCAAAATTTCAAATGGCATTGGTGTGGAACGTATCTTCCCTATAAATTCGCCAAACATTGAAAAAATTGTAGTAAACAGCTACGGTAAAGTACGTCGCGCTAAATTATTTTATTTACGTGGTCTTACTGGTAAAGCTGCTCGTATTAAATCTAAAAGAATCTAA
- a CDS encoding Fic family protein yields the protein MATPRERFVEALKFLQELQEKGIVGIHTDDMPNRKYREILSKNGFIREVAKGWYITTSPEEKDGETTAWYSSYWNFVAVFLERKYGDNWCLSADQSLLLHAANQSVPQQLLVRSPQGNNNPTPLPHNTSLFNMRGELPSADQLMVTPNGIRMYNLQSALIYSSASTYTRNAIDARTVLSLIRDASELLPVLLENGHTTLAGRLAGAFRNIDRDKIADQIIDTFKQADYDIREEDPFESKLDLKLSTRERSPYANRIRLMWTQMREVVIKNFPASPGIPANHDLYIKNIDDIYLTDAYHSLSIERYRVTPELIAKVSSGEWNAKENEEDRKQRDAMAARGYYQAFLSVKESIRAVLQGKNAGIQADMDHSKWYRELFDPSVTARILKASDLAGYRNHQVYIGNSKHVPLSVDAMRDAMPILFEMLEEEPEASVRTVLGHFIFVFIHPYMDGNGRIGRFLMNAMLASGGYPWTVIPVERRDEYMQALEKASVDQDIAPFAAFVGYLVNEGMKGKAVAELPA from the coding sequence ATGGCAACACCACGTGAAAGATTTGTAGAAGCCCTAAAATTCTTGCAAGAACTACAGGAAAAGGGGATTGTAGGCATTCATACCGATGATATGCCGAACCGGAAATACCGTGAGATACTTTCCAAAAATGGTTTTATACGAGAGGTAGCTAAAGGATGGTATATCACCACTAGTCCGGAGGAAAAGGATGGTGAGACAACAGCCTGGTATAGCTCTTATTGGAATTTTGTTGCTGTATTTCTAGAAAGAAAGTATGGTGATAATTGGTGCCTGTCTGCCGATCAATCACTATTGCTACATGCGGCCAATCAGTCGGTACCACAGCAATTGCTTGTTCGTTCGCCACAAGGAAACAACAATCCTACGCCGTTGCCACATAATACTTCATTGTTCAATATGCGTGGAGAACTGCCATCTGCAGATCAGCTTATGGTAACTCCAAACGGTATCCGGATGTACAATCTACAGTCGGCATTAATATACAGTTCTGCCAGCACCTATACCCGTAATGCTATTGATGCACGTACAGTATTGTCGCTGATACGCGATGCTTCGGAGCTTTTACCAGTACTTCTAGAGAACGGACATACTACTTTAGCCGGACGCCTTGCCGGCGCTTTCCGTAATATTGACAGGGACAAGATAGCCGATCAAATTATAGACACTTTTAAGCAGGCAGACTATGATATCCGTGAAGAAGACCCTTTTGAAAGCAAACTGGACCTAAAGTTGTCCACCCGTGAACGTTCACCCTACGCAAACCGTATACGCCTGATGTGGACACAAATGCGTGAAGTTGTGATCAAAAACTTTCCTGCTTCACCCGGCATTCCAGCCAATCATGATTTGTATATTAAAAATATAGACGATATATATTTGACAGATGCTTACCACTCACTATCCATTGAGCGTTACCGAGTAACGCCCGAGCTTATTGCTAAGGTAAGTTCAGGCGAATGGAATGCCAAAGAAAATGAGGAAGACCGAAAGCAACGTGATGCGATGGCCGCCAGGGGCTATTATCAAGCTTTCCTGTCTGTAAAAGAAAGTATAAGAGCTGTTTTACAAGGGAAAAATGCCGGTATACAAGCAGATATGGATCATTCAAAATGGTATAGAGAGCTGTTTGACCCAAGCGTAACTGCTAGAATACTGAAAGCATCAGATCTTGCCGGTTATCGTAACCATCAGGTATATATAGGTAATTCCAAGCATGTTCCACTTAGCGTAGACGCTATGAGAGATGCTATGCCTATATTGTTTGAAATGCTCGAAGAAGAACCAGAAGCTTCTGTTAGGACTGTTTTAGGACATTTTATATTTGTATTCATTCACCCTTACATGGACGGTAACGGACGTATAGGAAGGTTCTTAATGAATGCCATGTTGGCTTCTGGAGGTTATCCTTGGACAGTGATACCCGTGGAAAGAAGAGATGAATATATGCAAGCGCTTGAAAAAGCAAGCGTAGATCAGGATATTGCTCCTTTTGCTGCTTTTGTTGGTTATCTGGTTAATGAGGGAATGAAAGGAAAAGCTGTAGCTGAATTGCCGGCATAA
- a CDS encoding SusC/RagA family TonB-linked outer membrane protein, whose amino-acid sequence MYENPPKKNLFGILVLLLLLCQQLNAQQQRTITGIVKDEKGKPLSDLSIVEKGMGNASKSDADGKFSMKLKSANPTLVFSYVGYLKQEKLLSAGENTLRITMQEDGTGLDEVVVMGYQDVQRRKTTGAIATVKGKDFENTPYATFDAMLQGRVAGLTVLSTSGEPGTNNIVNIRGTSNLGLADNVLQAPLYVIDNIIYDVSDIQAAYGNTSPLQAINPNDIESVDILKDASASAIYGARAANGVIIIKTKRPAHGKPEIRISAYNGVSNRPAMKPITVGAAERRMKMNLLYNGGAYDWFNNGSISQMLTDSLNPSFNNNVDWQGLFLQSANINNVNMSIGATMEKFMYRFSAQRYYEQGVMMGFENENLTPRLMLQANPTDNFQFETNLFAGFTKAKHGSGDDQKYPFSTWGFPSSFYEITDVEERIYTGRYDGMMDRDNSFSLNGNFAATLKKFLINGLTLRSQFSFNVNNNTRDLFRPKLLTGNRNFAQNWVNQNKRWEWETYFNYIKSIRNIHNLSAVLGTGIERNTSNNNYMYGYSDNGDYVKTVTGIPPGSDLYAVTSISERSRVSFFGRFGYDYKDKYLVSASYRMDASSRYSKDNRWGIFPSISAGWVLSEEPFFQEVKNVVSFFKLRGSYGLTGRDPGSVYARYNTLTFDASYNGSVLDNGIEGSLLSYNGVRTTYPNYGSPATSATIKWERSPQLNIGFDMNLLHDRLTVTSDFYIRDSKDLVYDLMMPITSGYSSISNNFISVRNSGVELTLVSRNMAPGSAFQWTTNFNIAYNKNYVTSLPDGGKEIQVGPPWMQRALNVGQPIFPFKVWDVDGVYATNAEVPIDPLTGRRIYHFNQSVPYQAGDPRRRDVNGDYVIDYNDKIDMGNPNPDLVGGFINQFSYKNFSLSTLISFVVGRSLWNGYLSDKLQDAGSSSLYNTWGTNSAIAGDFKSSDFWMKEGDQTKFPNLFRNTVDNWHIANSTFVENASFVRLKNIQLSYTFPQAMIQKLKLKMLRIYGVVDNVAIKSWSSVPDPEAVQANGYSTGNGYPIPKKWTIGLDVTF is encoded by the coding sequence ATGTATGAAAATCCACCAAAAAAAAACCTATTTGGTATTTTAGTATTGTTGCTATTATTGTGCCAGCAGCTCAATGCGCAACAACAAAGAACGATAACTGGAATCGTTAAAGATGAAAAGGGAAAACCTTTGTCTGATCTGAGTATTGTGGAAAAAGGAATGGGAAATGCCTCCAAATCTGATGCTGATGGTAAGTTTTCCATGAAGCTCAAATCGGCAAATCCGACCTTGGTATTTAGCTATGTTGGCTATCTTAAGCAGGAGAAGCTACTAAGTGCTGGTGAAAATACGCTGCGGATCACGATGCAAGAAGATGGTACTGGGCTAGATGAAGTAGTTGTGATGGGGTATCAGGATGTGCAGCGTCGAAAGACAACCGGAGCGATCGCTACGGTAAAAGGTAAAGATTTTGAAAATACTCCTTATGCAACTTTTGACGCTATGTTACAGGGGCGTGTAGCTGGATTGACGGTATTGAGCACATCGGGCGAGCCAGGAACCAATAACATCGTTAATATACGCGGAACGAGTAACTTGGGATTGGCGGATAATGTCTTGCAGGCACCTTTATATGTGATTGATAATATCATCTACGATGTTAGTGATATTCAAGCAGCATATGGTAATACAAGTCCTTTGCAGGCTATAAACCCCAACGATATTGAGTCGGTCGATATATTAAAAGATGCATCTGCTTCGGCTATCTATGGTGCACGTGCTGCAAATGGAGTCATCATCATTAAAACCAAACGTCCAGCGCATGGTAAGCCTGAGATACGTATCTCTGCATACAACGGCGTTTCAAATCGCCCGGCGATGAAACCGATTACCGTAGGAGCTGCGGAAAGAAGAATGAAGATGAACTTACTGTATAATGGAGGAGCGTATGACTGGTTCAACAACGGATCGATTAGCCAGATGTTGACCGATAGTTTGAATCCTTCCTTTAATAATAATGTCGATTGGCAGGGACTTTTTCTGCAGTCTGCCAATATCAATAATGTGAATATGAGCATTGGCGCGACCATGGAGAAATTTATGTACCGTTTCTCTGCACAACGGTATTATGAGCAAGGGGTGATGATGGGATTTGAAAATGAGAACTTAACTCCTCGCTTGATGTTACAGGCCAATCCGACAGATAACTTCCAATTTGAGACCAATTTATTTGCAGGTTTTACAAAAGCTAAACACGGTTCTGGCGATGATCAGAAATACCCGTTCAGTACTTGGGGATTTCCTTCTTCTTTCTATGAAATTACCGATGTTGAAGAACGGATTTATACTGGTCGTTATGATGGAATGATGGATCGCGACAACTCCTTCAGCCTGAATGGTAACTTTGCGGCTACACTTAAAAAATTTCTGATCAATGGGCTTACTTTGCGGTCGCAATTTTCATTCAACGTAAATAACAATACACGCGATCTTTTTCGTCCCAAACTTCTGACGGGAAACCGCAACTTTGCTCAAAATTGGGTTAATCAAAATAAACGATGGGAGTGGGAGACTTATTTCAACTACATCAAAAGTATTCGGAATATTCATAACCTAAGTGCAGTTTTAGGGACTGGTATCGAGCGTAATACTTCCAACAATAATTATATGTATGGATATAGTGATAATGGGGATTATGTGAAGACAGTTACCGGAATTCCTCCAGGATCCGATCTTTATGCGGTAACATCCATCAGTGAACGATCAAGGGTATCATTTTTCGGGCGCTTTGGATATGACTATAAGGATAAATACTTGGTTTCGGCAAGTTACCGTATGGATGCTTCCTCACGCTACAGTAAGGACAATCGGTGGGGTATTTTTCCTTCGATCTCGGCAGGATGGGTACTTTCGGAAGAGCCATTTTTTCAGGAAGTAAAAAATGTGGTGTCATTTTTTAAATTGCGAGGTAGTTATGGGTTGACTGGGCGCGATCCAGGATCGGTATATGCACGTTATAATACGTTGACATTTGATGCCTCCTACAATGGTTCGGTACTGGACAATGGTATCGAAGGTTCGTTATTGTCTTATAATGGTGTGCGAACCACCTATCCCAACTACGGTTCACCAGCGACGTCTGCTACTATTAAATGGGAACGGTCACCACAGCTAAACATTGGTTTTGACATGAATCTATTGCACGATCGGCTGACCGTGACATCTGATTTTTATATACGTGACTCAAAGGATCTGGTCTATGACCTGATGATGCCGATTACATCAGGCTATAGTAGTATCTCGAACAATTTTATTAGTGTCAGAAACAGTGGTGTCGAACTAACGCTTGTATCCCGCAATATGGCACCTGGATCGGCATTCCAGTGGACTACAAACTTCAATATTGCCTATAACAAAAATTACGTGACCAGCTTGCCTGATGGTGGAAAGGAAATACAGGTGGGCCCACCCTGGATGCAACGTGCATTGAATGTTGGCCAGCCTATTTTTCCGTTCAAGGTCTGGGATGTCGATGGAGTATATGCGACTAATGCTGAGGTACCTATAGATCCCCTGACCGGAAGAAGAATTTATCATTTCAATCAAAGTGTTCCTTATCAAGCTGGAGACCCTAGACGTAGGGATGTCAACGGTGACTATGTGATTGATTATAATGATAAGATTGACATGGGAAATCCCAATCCTGATCTTGTGGGTGGATTTATTAACCAGTTTTCTTATAAAAACTTTAGCCTATCTACGCTGATAAGTTTTGTTGTTGGACGTTCTTTATGGAATGGTTATTTATCCGATAAGTTGCAGGATGCAGGATCTTCGTCTTTATATAATACATGGGGAACTAATTCTGCGATTGCTGGGGATTTCAAATCTAGTGATTTTTGGATGAAAGAGGGTGACCAGACCAAGTTTCCGAATTTGTTTCGCAACACGGTGGACAACTGGCATATTGCCAACAGTACTTTTGTAGAAAATGCCAGCTTTGTGCGTTTGAAAAATATACAACTGAGCTATACGTTTCCACAGGCAATGATCCAGAAACTTAAATTGAAAATGCTCCGCATCTATGGCGTGGTCGATAATGTGGCAATTAAGTCGTGGTCCTCAGTACCTGATCCTGAAGCTGTACAAGCCAATGGTTATTCAACAGGTAATGGCTATCCGATCCCAAAAAAATGGACGATAGGTTTAGATGTAACGTTTTAA
- a CDS encoding DUF4859 domain-containing protein, whose protein sequence is MKTLYQLALLLFFGLTMVACKKAAYLTDDGIHVAEVNLSTYDYLAAHPNGMFDTLLLVIDHFKMKDEINQAKTFWAPSDYSVNRYYKQKADSVKFVDENAQYSFTQFLNEIPVDSVRAYIYNDAAYNLETATTSYKGISNSGNFNGFVYHKQKQGKAAWSSQPVYYLYYVKVRGEADQIGPDGTVTVKEDDQSDVRVRCQTTGIRTSSGTMLNVLANTHTFIGDFVPRLLTGPKIVENEAEITFDYDLTIKYDAVSYTGTAVDLLLPRLARFYGIQANQISSLVGKDITYYAVEPNGTLNPNSTANAPGNWFDSKGQTCFWGTDARVVSELATTAATGVMTFNILQYPGQAAVGTTYTIKQALVYKSKSKGDLKAVFVFHIKIK, encoded by the coding sequence ATGAAAACCTTATATCAATTAGCCCTACTGCTGTTCTTTGGCCTGACCATGGTCGCCTGTAAAAAGGCAGCGTACCTTACGGATGACGGGATCCATGTAGCTGAAGTGAATTTGTCTACTTATGACTACCTCGCAGCACATCCCAACGGGATGTTTGACACCTTGCTTTTGGTTATTGACCATTTTAAAATGAAAGATGAGATTAACCAGGCGAAAACATTTTGGGCACCATCGGATTATTCTGTCAATCGGTATTACAAACAAAAGGCAGACTCTGTGAAGTTTGTGGATGAAAATGCACAATATTCTTTTACCCAATTTTTAAATGAAATTCCTGTTGATTCAGTCCGAGCTTACATCTATAATGATGCAGCCTATAATCTTGAGACAGCAACGACGAGTTACAAGGGGATTAGTAATTCGGGTAATTTTAATGGTTTTGTTTATCATAAACAAAAGCAAGGCAAAGCTGCCTGGTCTTCGCAGCCTGTCTATTACTTGTACTACGTTAAAGTACGGGGCGAGGCAGATCAGATTGGACCTGATGGTACCGTCACGGTCAAAGAAGATGATCAGTCAGATGTGCGTGTACGCTGTCAGACCACCGGTATCAGGACATCCTCAGGTACCATGCTCAACGTATTGGCTAATACCCACACTTTTATTGGTGATTTTGTGCCACGTCTACTTACAGGTCCCAAGATTGTGGAAAATGAGGCTGAAATTACGTTTGATTATGATTTGACTATCAAATATGATGCAGTCAGTTATACAGGAACTGCCGTGGATCTGTTATTGCCGCGTCTGGCCCGTTTTTACGGGATTCAAGCGAATCAGATTTCATCACTTGTGGGCAAAGATATCACTTACTATGCTGTTGAACCCAATGGTACATTAAATCCGAATAGTACCGCGAATGCACCGGGAAATTGGTTTGATTCAAAAGGTCAAACCTGCTTTTGGGGTACGGATGCACGAGTGGTCTCGGAGTTGGCTACTACGGCTGCAACAGGTGTCATGACCTTTAATATCCTGCAATATCCAGGACAAGCTGCCGTGGGTACAACCTATACCATAAAACAAGCGCTCGTGTATAAATCGAAATCAAAAGGCGACCTGAAAGCTGTTTTTGTTTTCCACATTAAGATCAAATAA
- a CDS encoding RagB/SusD family nutrient uptake outer membrane protein, whose protein sequence is MKRKILFLMLTSLLYVASSCSKFLDIEPISSATDENFWKTQADANDATASIYALLRKALNQASGTAFYAYGDLLTDEFTSSSDQDFAPIINMQLNTPVPAGESFRPMYPLRRYDIFYQVIDQANRVIQKLPEMDESLFDDLSVRDYYIGEAYFMRAFAYFYMARVWGTVPIITESVAPINAVNLAVSRESDVLDQSQADLTKALTLLKWENIDKNDFAVRGSMGAALALQAHLSAWRGEYPDCIKAAESVLESGLYSFVGRDSIGYRSIYQGKSNEGIFEISQNGVNEGSRNGIGYYTLAGPYYRILTDPFFRISQDYIKNLFKDTKDKRFKSVFDVEYNSNYALCTKYANVRYSSTTSNANAVFKNNMVIFRYSDIKLLLAEAMAAIGNNGAAETILNEIRTQAGLSAYDKDEPLIQAIFNERARELFLEGHRYYDLVRLYKHFGVFKFPEGKMNQSQFNAKKYFWPFDQSLLDANPMLNQTPFWGMVNM, encoded by the coding sequence ATGAAAAGAAAAATATTGTTTTTGATGCTGACTTCACTGTTGTATGTGGCATCCAGTTGCTCTAAGTTTTTGGATATTGAGCCTATCAGCTCTGCTACAGATGAAAACTTTTGGAAGACGCAGGCCGATGCCAACGATGCAACGGCATCGATATATGCACTTTTGCGTAAGGCACTAAATCAGGCGAGTGGAACAGCCTTTTATGCATATGGTGATCTATTGACTGACGAATTTACCTCTTCTTCGGATCAGGATTTTGCTCCGATTATCAATATGCAGCTGAATACGCCTGTGCCAGCGGGTGAATCCTTTAGGCCTATGTATCCACTACGTCGTTATGACATCTTCTATCAGGTGATCGATCAGGCTAACCGAGTGATCCAGAAACTCCCTGAGATGGATGAAAGCTTGTTTGATGACTTATCAGTACGTGATTATTATATCGGTGAAGCGTATTTTATGCGCGCATTTGCTTATTTCTATATGGCAAGAGTATGGGGAACTGTCCCTATTATAACAGAGTCCGTGGCGCCAATCAATGCAGTCAACCTTGCCGTGAGTCGAGAAAGTGACGTGTTGGACCAGAGCCAAGCAGATCTGACCAAGGCTTTGACCTTGCTTAAATGGGAGAATATTGATAAGAATGATTTTGCGGTACGTGGCAGTATGGGAGCTGCGCTTGCACTGCAGGCACATCTAAGTGCCTGGAGAGGAGAATATCCCGACTGTATCAAAGCTGCAGAATCCGTATTGGAAAGTGGTCTCTATTCTTTTGTGGGTAGAGACAGCATCGGGTACCGGAGCATTTATCAGGGGAAATCTAATGAAGGAATTTTTGAAATCTCACAAAATGGAGTAAATGAGGGTTCGAGAAACGGAATAGGTTATTACACCTTGGCAGGACCTTACTATCGTATCCTGACCGATCCATTCTTTAGAATCAGTCAGGATTATATTAAAAATCTATTCAAAGACACCAAAGACAAGCGTTTTAAAAGTGTATTTGATGTGGAATATAATAGCAACTACGCACTTTGTACCAAATATGCAAACGTCAGATATTCCAGTACCACTTCCAATGCTAATGCCGTATTTAAAAATAACATGGTGATCTTTCGGTATTCGGATATCAAATTATTGCTGGCCGAGGCTATGGCGGCCATCGGTAATAATGGTGCTGCGGAGACCATCTTGAATGAAATCCGTACACAAGCAGGATTGTCTGCTTACGACAAGGACGAACCACTAATTCAGGCGATCTTTAATGAGCGTGCACGCGAACTATTTTTAGAAGGGCACCGCTATTACGATTTGGTGCGACTATATAAGCATTTTGGTGTGTTTAAATTTCCAGAAGGCAAAATGAACCAATCGCAATTTAATGCAAAAAAATATTTTTGGCCCTTTGATCAAAGCTTGTTAGACGCTAATCCTATGCTTAATCAGACGCCATTCTGGGGAATGGTAAATATGTAA
- a CDS encoding DUF5007 domain-containing protein, translating into MKKRSFILGIASLSIFVFQACKSDQIGYLSENMRYNVANLQVNQGMVVYTQSLIANGSTTPLTVNLLNVRNKETGELTTEFFKEHEISTYLSEITWRDTTLDQLNAKIGKAKYAAMTLNTIGGRVGFSPATQFVKPGQYSIDVEVSNIAGSRTFKNILDFNVIGAKKDSVFFKSCTSSDYGAEANFLPYTDYEITIEHQPEGGNKIVYIWEDKNGKPFNPKKGEVIKRGDRPTFKNWSPYYPEQVSDTALVYRYPDVSGLVYPIMNGTYVGSEYWSGDPISYYRVIGTATSLGRNLNPVSTIKFYRSGTYIVRFRFLTVTHS; encoded by the coding sequence ATGAAAAAACGAAGTTTTATACTAGGCATAGCCAGTTTATCCATTTTTGTGTTTCAAGCTTGCAAGAGCGATCAAATTGGTTATTTGAGTGAAAATATGCGCTACAATGTGGCTAATTTACAGGTGAACCAAGGGATGGTTGTGTATACACAGTCTTTGATCGCAAATGGAAGTACAACTCCCTTGACAGTTAATTTACTGAACGTAAGAAATAAAGAAACAGGCGAATTGACAACCGAATTTTTTAAAGAACATGAGATTTCTACTTATTTGTCAGAAATCACGTGGCGAGATACGACGCTCGATCAACTGAACGCCAAGATTGGTAAAGCCAAATATGCAGCGATGACACTCAATACCATTGGGGGAAGGGTTGGTTTTTCGCCAGCCACACAATTTGTTAAACCTGGACAATACAGCATTGATGTGGAGGTAAGTAATATTGCAGGAAGTAGAACATTTAAAAATATCCTCGATTTTAATGTCATAGGAGCAAAAAAAGACTCGGTATTTTTTAAATCTTGTACGAGTTCGGATTATGGTGCGGAAGCCAACTTCTTACCTTATACAGATTATGAAATAACTATTGAACATCAACCTGAAGGGGGAAATAAGATTGTGTACATATGGGAAGATAAAAATGGGAAACCTTTTAATCCAAAAAAAGGAGAGGTCATTAAACGTGGTGACAGACCAACCTTCAAAAATTGGTCTCCTTATTATCCCGAACAAGTCAGCGATACAGCCTTGGTATATCGTTACCCAGACGTTTCGGGTCTAGTGTACCCCATTATGAATGGTACTTACGTTGGTTCAGAATATTGGTCTGGAGACCCAATTTCTTATTATCGAGTGATTGGTACTGCCACTAGTCTGGGGCGTAACCTTAACCCAGTATCCACTATCAAATTTTATAGAAGTGGTACTTACATTGTTCGGTTCAGGTTTTTAACGGTGACGCATAGTTGA
- a CDS encoding DUF4859 domain-containing protein: MNNLNEELPIQPTEPSVDNNDSLKIYKPKEFAGMDYNNKDSKWAYARSRQSEHFIVFWGASYGKNDPNASAVPEVYRVDIDDLLAKAEQFYQLNITTLKFAERKMNRSNLDKYKMMIFVHYTTDWMAYGGGYDDTIGALWINPATCKPVGAVIAHEIGHSFQYQVFADLKGGHGFRYGFGGKNGNGFWEQTAQWQAYQTYPDQAFSGHDFTVYTENYYRHIHHEKYRYASYFIHWYWANKHGIDMIGRIWREALKPEDPVQAYMRITGINVNQFNSEIYEAATRFVTWDLNSIREYGKNYIGKLTTKFTRQSNGSLRVTYDRCPGTTGYNVIPLDLPAAGTKVTTSFKGLTNVPGFNTVDPTRAGWRYGYVALLKDGTRVYGEMAQGADNEVSFTVPVNCSNLWFVVTGAPTVYEPHAWDDVDTNDEQWPYEVKFTNTTAIGYNDVISQPKDITFNYDVSFAADAALYSGTKVNVNATQLGEAFAIPSADLADLMTSGKIKFYAVESNGSLNPNNTATGYGHWFTEKGNVTQWGAASAFFSEFNAGTIGFSIGQYPGALTAGQKYTFKQAMVYNYNGTKTVQATFVFTLNIK, translated from the coding sequence ATGAATAACCTCAATGAAGAATTGCCTATCCAACCTACGGAGCCTTCTGTTGACAATAATGATTCGTTGAAGATCTATAAACCGAAGGAGTTTGCCGGCATGGATTATAACAATAAGGATAGTAAATGGGCGTATGCGCGAAGTCGTCAGTCGGAGCATTTTATCGTCTTTTGGGGGGCAAGCTATGGGAAAAATGATCCGAATGCCAGTGCTGTTCCCGAAGTGTATCGGGTCGATATAGATGATCTTCTTGCCAAAGCTGAACAGTTTTACCAATTGAATATCACAACCCTAAAATTTGCCGAACGTAAAATGAATCGGTCTAATCTAGATAAATATAAGATGATGATTTTTGTTCATTATACGACCGATTGGATGGCTTATGGAGGTGGTTATGACGATACAATTGGCGCATTATGGATCAATCCAGCGACCTGTAAACCAGTGGGGGCTGTTATTGCACATGAAATTGGCCATAGTTTTCAATATCAGGTGTTTGCAGACCTGAAAGGAGGACATGGTTTTCGATATGGCTTTGGTGGCAAAAATGGTAACGGATTTTGGGAGCAGACGGCACAATGGCAGGCTTATCAAACCTATCCAGATCAGGCTTTTTCAGGACATGATTTTACGGTCTATACCGAAAACTATTATCGTCATATTCATCATGAAAAGTATCGTTATGCTAGCTATTTTATCCATTGGTATTGGGCTAATAAGCATGGAATAGATATGATTGGTCGGATTTGGCGCGAGGCTTTAAAACCAGAAGATCCGGTTCAGGCCTATATGCGTATAACAGGTATTAACGTGAATCAGTTCAACAGTGAAATTTATGAAGCTGCTACCCGTTTTGTGACCTGGGATCTAAATAGTATCAGGGAGTATGGGAAAAATTATATTGGTAAACTGACTACAAAATTTACAAGACAGTCCAATGGAAGTCTTCGCGTTACTTATGATCGTTGTCCAGGTACAACCGGTTACAATGTGATTCCTTTGGATCTACCAGCTGCCGGCACTAAGGTGACGACATCTTTTAAAGGATTGACCAACGTCCCAGGATTTAATACCGTAGATCCTACTCGTGCGGGCTGGAGATATGGTTATGTTGCTTTACTCAAAGATGGTACTCGGGTGTATGGTGAGATGGCACAGGGTGCTGATAATGAGGTGTCGTTTACTGTTCCTGTAAATTGTTCTAACTTGTGGTTTGTCGTTACAGGTGCCCCAACAGTTTACGAGCCACATGCTTGGGATGATGTAGATACCAATGATGAGCAGTGGCCCTATGAGGTCAAATTTACCAATACAACTGCAATAGGATATAATGATGTGATTAGTCAGCCGAAAGATATTACTTTTAATTATGATGTTAGTTTTGCTGCTGATGCGGCCTTATACTCCGGTACAAAAGTAAACGTTAATGCAACTCAACTCGGTGAGGCTTTTGCTATACCTTCAGCAGATCTAGCGGATTTGATGACCAGTGGAAAAATAAAATTTTATGCTGTGGAGTCGAATGGAAGTTTAAATCCAAATAATACGGCCACGGGCTACGGTCATTGGTTTACTGAGAAAGGTAATGTAACCCAATGGGGAGCTGCTTCAGCATTCTTTTCCGAATTTAATGCAGGTACAATCGGATTTTCAATAGGACAGTATCCAGGGGCTTTGACCGCTGGACAAAAATATACTTTCAAGCAAGCCATGGTGTATAATTATAATGGAACAAAGACAGTTCAAGCAACTTTTGTATTTACCCTCAATATCAAATAG